The window ACCGTCGAACCCGGCAGGGCGATTTCCGCCGAAATGTTCTGAGTGCTGCCGACCACCGGGGTGAAGTAGTTGTTGCGGGTATCGCGGCCCCAGCCCACCTGCGCCTTCCAGGTGTGGAAGGTGCGCTGGCCGACCGCCTTGATGTAATCCACCAGCGGCGTCGGGGTGGAGCCTTCGTAGGCGAGGATCTCGTTGGTGTCGGCGCCGAGCATCACCGAAATCGAGTCGCTCTCGCTCAGCGGAATGCCCATGAAGACCTGGAAGGCGCCGCTGTTGGTCGAATACTGGGCGACGTTGAAGCTGGAGTAGTCGAACTCGCGCCACCACACGTTGTAGCCCAGCGACAGGCCGCCGTCGGTGAAGTACGGATTCACGAACGAGAAGTCGTAGCGCTTCTGGTAGTCGCTGCGGGTGACCGCGGTCGAGACGCGGTTGCCGGTGCCGAGGAAGTTGTTCTCGGACAGCTGCAGCGACAGGTTGAGGCCGGACAGCTGCGAATAACCGACGCCGGCCGAGATGCTGCCGGAGGTGGTCTCCTTGACCGTATAGACCACGTCGACCTGATCGTCGGCGCCGGCCACCGGCTCGCTCTCCACCTCGACGGTCTCGAAGTAGCCCAGCCGGTCCAGGCGCACCTTGCCGCGGTCGATCGCCGCCTGCGAGTACCAGCTGCCCTCGAACTGGCGCATCTCGCGGCGCAGCACCGGATCGGCGGTGCGGGTGTTGCCCTTGAACACGATCCGGCGCACGTTCACGCGCGGACCCGGTTGCACTTGGAAGTCCACGCCGACGGTGCGCTTGTCGCGGTCGATGCTGGGGATCGGGTTGACCCGCGCGAAGGCGTAGCCGATGTTGGACAGGCGCGCGGTGATCGCGTTGGTCGCCAGTTCCAGCAGGCCGCGCGAGAACACGTTGCCGGGCCTGATGAAGCCGACGATGGTTTCGATCTCGGACTTCGGCAGCACGGTGTCGCCGGAGACGGTGACGTCGGCGAAGTTGTACACCTCGCCCTCGGTCATGCCGGCGGTGATGAACATGTCCTTGCGATCGCCGCTGATCGACACCTGGGTGGAATCCAGGCTGAAATCGACGAAGCCGCGGTCGAGGTACCAGGAGTTGAGCTTCTCGATGTCGCCGGAGAGCTTCTCGCGCGAGTACTGGTCGTCGCGCTTGTACCAGCTCAGCCAGTTGCTGGTGTGCGATTCCCAGCCCTTGGTGATGTCTTCTTCCGCGTATTTCTCGTTGCCGATCAGGTTGAGGTGGCGGATCTTGGCCGCCTTGCCTTCCTTCACGGTAATGGTCAGGTTGACGCGGTTGCGGTCCAGCCGCTCCACCGACGGCGTGATCTGCACGCTGTACTTGCCGCGGTTGTTGTACTGGCGGGTCAGTTCCTGGGTGACGCGGTCCAGGTTGAGCGGATTGTAGGTCTCGCCTTCGGCCAGGCCGATGTCCTTCAGGCCTTTGGTCAGGTCCTCGGTCTTGAGGTCCTTGTTGCCGGACAGGGTCAGCTTGTTGATCGCCGGGCGTTCGACGACGGTGATCACCAGGATGCCGTCCTGGCGGTCCAGCCGCACGTCCTGGAAGAAGCCGGTCTTGTACAGCGCGCGCATCGCCTCCGCCGCCTTGCCGGCATCCAGGGTGTCGCCGCGCTCCACCGGCAGGTAGGTGAACACGGTGCCGGCGCCGATGCGCTGGAGGCCGTCGATGCGGATGTCGCTGACCGTGAAGGGCGCGAATGCCGTCTGCGCCAGGGCCGGCAGCGAAAGCGCCGAGGCCAGGGCAAGGGTGAGCAGGCGGCGGTGCAGGGGTCGGGTCATGCGGAACATCCTGTGGGTGTTGCGGGTGCGGGCGAGCCCTGTCCGGGGCGTCCGGTTGCGGTCGATGCCGGGACGCGGGGCGCGTCGTCGCGGCGCTTGTGATGCGTCACGACACCAGGTGCAGGATGTCGTTGTAGAAGGCCAGTCCCATCAGCCCCGCGACCAGCGCGAGGCCGACGTACTGGCCCACGGCCATGGCCCGCTCGCCCAATGGGCGGCGGATGACCAGCTCGATAAGGTAATACAGCAGATGACCCCCGTCCAAGACGGGGATGGGCAGCAGGTTGATCAACGCCAGACTGACCGACAGCAGGGCCAGGAAGTTCAGGAACCAGGCCGGGCCGCGGGTGGCGAAGTCGTTGGCGGCACGGGCGATGGTGAGCGGGCCGGAGACGGTGTTCTGCACCGACACCCGGCCGGCGAAGGCGCGGCCGATCATGTCGACCAGCTGCTTGGCCTGGAAGCCGGTTTCGCGCACGGCGGCGGGAATGGCGGCCAGCGGACCCAGCCGCAGCACCGCGTCGTGCGGCGGGACGCCGGGCGCCGCGTTGGCGATGCCGAGGATCCAGTGCGGCTTGCCGTCGTCGCCGGCGATGCGCTGCGGCGCCAGCTCCAGCGCCAGCCGCTCGCCGTCGCGCTCCACCTCGACCATGCCCGGGCCGCCGCGCTCGCCCAGCCGGGCCACCAGCGGGGCGATGTCCTCGAAGCTCGCCACCGGATGGGCGTCGATCGCGGTGATGCGGTCGCCTTCGGCCAGTACGCCCCAGGCGGGGGTGCCTTCGCGCACGCTGCCGACCAGCGCCGGCAGCAGCAGGTGGCGCGGCACCAGCCCGATGTTGCCCAGCAGGCGCAGTTCGTCCGCCTGCGCCGGCAGCTTCTGCAGCGGCAGCGTGCGGGTGGCGGTGCCGCCGTCTTCGCGACGGACCTGCAGCGGCACCGGCTGGCGATCCAGCGCGGCGACGGAGAGCGCCATGCCCAGCTCGCTCCAGGTCGGCGTCTCGCGGTCGCCCACCGCCAGGATGCGGTCGCCCGGATGCAGCCCGGCCTGCGCGGCGAGGCCGCCGGCGCTGCCGACCACCGGCGCGTAGTCGGGGCGGCCGATCACCAGCATCGCCCACAGCAGGCCGAACGCCAGCAGCAGGTTGGCCAGCGGGCCGGCGGCCACGACCGCCATCCGCTGCAGCACCGGCTTGCGGTTGAAGGCGCGATGCAGCTCGTGGGCGGGCACGTCGCCCTCGCGCTCGTCCAGCATGCGCACGTAGCCGCCCAGCGGGATGGCCGCGACCACGTATTCGGTGCCGTCCTTGCCGAGCCGCGACCACAGCGGCTTGCCGAAGCCCACCGAGAAGCGCAGCACCTTCACTCCGCAGCGTCGGGCGACCCAGAAATGGCCGAACTCGTGGAAGGTGACCAGCACCCCCAGCGCCACCAGCAGCCACCACAGCGAGCCGAAGAACGTGCTCATGCGGCGGCTCCGCGGGCGGGCAGGGCTTCGATGCGCGCGCGCGCGGCTTCGCGGGCGCGGGCGTCGGCAGCCAGCAGCGCATCAATCGAATCGGCGGGCTGCGACGGCATGGCGTCCAGGACGGCGGCGACGGTGTCGGGGATGTCCAGAAAACCGATCCGGCCCTGAAGGAAGGCTGAAACCGCCTCTTCGTTGGCCGCGTTGAGCGCGGCGGGCGAGGTGCCGCCGGCGGCCAGCGCGTCGAACGCCAGCGCCAGGCAGGGGAAAGCGTCCAGATCGGGCGCCTCGAACTCCAGCCGGCCGCCCTGCGCCAGCAGATCCAGCGCGCCGACGCCGGAGGCGATGCGGCGCGGCCAGCCCAGCCCGACTGCCAGCGCGGTGCGCATGTCCGGCAGGCCGAGCTGCGCCAGCGTGCTGCCGTCGACGAAATCGACGAACGAATGCACCAGCGACTGCGGGTGCACCAGCACGCGGATGCGCTCGCCGGGCACGCCGAACAGATGGTGCGCCTCGATCACTTCCAGCCCCTTGTTCATCAGGCTGGCGGAATCGACGGAAATCTTCGGGCCCATCGACCACTTGGGATGCGCCACCGCCTGCGCCGGGGTGACCGAGGCGAGCGCCTCTCGGCTCCAGCCGCGGAATGGGCCGCCGGAGGCGGTCAGGGTGATCCGCGCGGCCGGGTTGCCGTCGGCCAGGCACTGGAAGATCGCGTTGTGCTCGCTGTCGATGGGGACGATGGCGGCGCCGTGCGCGCGCGCCTCGCGCATCAGCAGTTCGCCGGCCAGCACCAGCGATTCCTTGTTGGCCAGCAGCAGGCGCTTGCCGGCGCGCGCGGCGGCGAGCGTGGAGGGCAGGCCGGCGGCGCCCACGATCGCGGCGACCACGGTGTCGCAGGCGTCGCCCGCCACCAGCGCGTCCATCGCCTCGCCGCCCGCGTGCGCCTGCGTGGGCAGGCCGGCGTCGCGCAGGCCGTCGCGCAGCGCGACGTAGCCGGCGTCATCGGCGATGACGGCGTGCTCGGGCCGGTGCGTGCGGCACAGCGCCAGCAGCGCGTCCACCTTGCTGCCGGCGGCCAGCACGCTGGCGCGCATGGTCTGCGGATGGCGCGCGATCACGTCCAGCGCGGACGCGCCGATCGATCCCGTGGCTCCCAGCACCGCGACTCGCTGCATCGTCAGAACCCCAGCCAGATCTTGCCCAGCGCGAACACCGGCAGCGCCGCCAGTACGCTGTCGATGCGGTCCAGCACGCCGCCGTGGCCGGGGATCAGATGCCCCGAGTCCTTCATGCCGACGTGGCGCTTGAGCAGGCTTTCGAACAGGTCGCCGGCCACCGAGAACAGCACGGTGAAGATCGCGACGAGGATGACCGCCGGCAGCTGCGCCGCAGGCGTGCCGATGACCAGCGCGCCGACGACCGCCACCAGCATCGCCAGCGCGACGCCGCCGATCAGGCCTTCCAGCGTTTTGTTCGGGCTGATCCGGGGCGCCAGCTTGCGCCCCGCGAACCACCGGCCGCCGAACTTGCGGCCGGCGAAATACGCGCCGCTGTCCGCCGCCCACACCAGCAGCAGCGCCAGCAGCAGCCAGCGGTGGCCGTGCGGTTCGCTGGAGTGGATCACCGCCAGCGCGCACCAGGCCGGCACCACCGCGGCGGTGCCGGCGGCCAGCTTGAACACGCGCGCGTTGCCGTCGTGGCGGGAGGCGAAGTCGTAATGGCGCAGCCACAGCAGGGCCAGCAGCCACCAGACCACGCCCAGCACCACTGCGAGCTGGAACAGCGGCAGCGCGCCGGCGTGCGGCGAGCGCGAACCCCACACCAGCGCCACCATCAGCGCCAGGTTGCAGGCCAGCAGGATCGTGCGGGACAGGGCGTCCTCGACGTCGGCCAGCCGCAGCCATTCCCACAGCGCGGCCAGGAACACCACCGCGCTCAGCAGCATCAGCCAGCCGGTGGGCAGCAGCAGGACGGCGGCGATGACGGCCGGGGCCATGACCAGGGCGGCCAGGATGCGGGTCTTGGTCACGTCGTACCTCCAGGGGCGTGGCGCTTCACCTGCGCGCTGGTCAGGCCGAAGCGGCGTTCGCGCCCGGCGTAGTCGTCCAGCGCGGATTGCAGCAGCGCGGCGTCGACGTCCGGCCACAGCGCATCGGTGAACCACAGTTCGGTGTAGGCGAGCTGCCAGAGCAGGAAATTGCTGATCCGCAGCTCGCCGCCGGTGCGGATGAACAGGTCGGGCGGCGGCAGGTCGGCCAGCGCCATCCGCGCGTCCAGCGCAGCCTCGTCGATCTGGTCCGGGCGCAGCCGACCGGCGGCCACGTCCTCGGCGAGGGCGCGCGCGGCGGCGGCGATTTCTTGGCGTCCGCCGTAGCTGGCGGCGATGTTCAGGTGCAGGCGGTCGTTGCCGGCGGTCAGCGCCTCGGCGGCCTGCATGCGGGCGAGGATGGCGGCGTCGAAGCGGCCGCGCTCGCCGATGAAGCGCAACCGCGCGCCCAGCCGGTGAAGCTCGTCCACCTCGCGCTCCAGCGCACCGAGGAACAGCTTCATCAGCCCGCCCACTTCCTCGGCGGGCCGGTTCCAGTTCTCGCTGGAAAAGGCGAACAGGGTCAGCGCGCCGATGCCGCGGTCCAGGCAGAACTCCACGCAGCGCTTGACCGCGCGCGCGCCGGCGCGGTGGCCGATCAGGCGCGGCCGGTGGCGCTGCTGCGCCCAGCGGCCGTTGCCGTCCATGATGATGGCGAGGTGGCGCGGAACCGCGGCGGCGCTGGTCATGGCGCGGCGTCGCAGTGCGGGCAGGGCGGTTGCGGCATGGCCGACAAGGGCGGCCGCCCTCAGACCGACATCAGTTCGGCTTCCTTCGCCTTCACCACGTCGTCCACGTCCTTGATGGCGCTGTCGGTGATCTTCTGGATCTCGCCTTCCGTGCGCGCGCTGTCGTCCTCGGTGATCTGCTTGTCCTTCAGCAGTTCCTTCACCTGGTGGTTGGCGTCGCGGCGGATGTTGCGGATCGCCACCTTGGCGTCCTCGCCCTCGCCGTGCACGACCTTGGTCAGGTCCTTGCGGCGTTCCTCGGTCAGCGCCGGGATGTTGAGGCGGATGGTGGTGCCGGCGGTGTTCGGGGTCAGGCCGAGGTCCGAGGCCAGGATCGCCTTCTCCACCGCGCCCACCATCTGCTTTTCCCACGGGGTGATGACGATGGAGCGGGCGTCGGCCACCGACACGCTGGCGACCTGCGACAGCGGCATGTCGGAGCCGTAGTAGTTCACCTTGATGCTGTCCACCAGGCCGGCGTTGGCGCGGCCGGTGCGGACCTTCACCAGGTTGTGGCGCAGCGCCTCGATGCTCTTGGCCATGCGGGCCTGGGCGTCTTTCTTGATCTCGTTCAACATGGCGGCGGCGCTCCGGAGGAATCTGCAAACGCGCGATTATAAGCGGCGCGGGCGCCGCCGGGCGCGGTTCAGTCGCGGGCGCGGACCAGCGTGCCGATCGGTTCGCCGCGCAGGATCTTCAGCAGCACGCCGGGCTGGGCCATGTCGAACACGCGCAGCGACAGGCTGGCGTCGCGGCACAGAGCGAACGCGGCGGTGTCCATCACCTGCAGGTTGCGGGCGATGACTTCGTCGTAGGTCAGGGTGTCCAGCTTGACCGCGTCGGCGTGCTTCTTCGGGTCCTTGTCGTAGACGCCGTCGACCTTGGTCGCCTTCAGCAGCAGGTCGGCGCCGACCTCGATGGCGCGCAGCGCGGCGCCGGAGTCGGTGGTGAAGAAGGGGCTGCCGACGCCGGCGGCGAAGATGCAGATCCGGCCTTTTTCCAGGTGGCGCACGGCGCGGCGGCGGATGTAGTCCTCGCACACGTCGTTGATCTTGATCGCGCTCATCACCCGGCACTTGGCGCCGAGCTTCTCCAGCGCGTCCTGCATCGCCAGCGCGTTGATGACGGTGGCCAGCATGCCCATCTGGTCGCCGGTGACCCGGTCCATGCCGCCGGCGGCCAAGCCGGCGCCGCGGAAGATGTTGCCGCCGCCGATCACCAGCGCGACTTCCGCGCCGGCGTCGCGCGCCTCGATCACTTCGCGCGCCAGCCGGTTCAGCACCTTCGGGTCGATGCCGTAGTCCTCGTCCCCCATCAGCGCCTCGCCGGACAGCTTCAGCAGGACGCGGCGATAGGCGAGATTGGACATGGAGACTCCGGGCGATGGAAACCCGCGGATTCTAGCGGAAAGCGCCCGGGACGCGGCGGCTCAGTCGTCTTCGCCGGGCTGCGTGCCGTGCTGGCGGACGCGGTTGCGGCCGTCGCGCTTGGCGCCGTAAAGCACGTTGTCGGCGGCCTGCAGCAGGTCGCGGACGTTGTCGAACTGGCAGCCGGGCGCGTTGTTGTGGGTGGCGATGCCGGCGGAGAACGTGGTGTGCACCGGGTGGCCGTCGACCACCGCCATCGGGGTACGGGAGACTTCGTTCAGCAACCGCTGCAGGACCTGCTCGGCGGCGCTTTCGTTGGAGTAGTTGAGGACCAGCAGGAACTCCTCGCCGCCGTAGCGGGCCACGAAGTCGGTGCTGCGCAGGACGCGCTGCACGGTCTGGGCGAACTGGCGCAGGACCTGGTCGCCGACCAGGTGGCCGTAGCGGTCGTTGATCTGCTTGAAGTCGTCCAGGTCGATCAGCGCGACCGTCATCGGGTGCATGGTGGCGGCGGCGAATTCGCGCTCCAGCACCTCTTCCATGTGCAGGCGGTTGTAGACGCCGGTCAGCGGGTCGCGCCGCGCCTGCTCGGTCAGCTGGCGCATGCGTTCCTCGGTCACTTTGACGTCCTGGTGCGCCTGCGAGGCGTCCTGGATCTGGCGCAGGTTGCGCAGCACCAGCAGTTCCTTGGCCTCGTCGGAAATGGCCTGCAGGTGGGCGGGGTGCTCGATCCGCACTTCGAAGATGGCGCTGATTTCCGGCAGCGAGGCCGCCATCAGCGACAGCACTTCGTCCAGCGCGTCGAGCCCGTTGCCGGTGCAGGCCTCGATGCGGGCCAGCGCGGATTCGCGCAGGGCGCCGCTTTCGTCGCCATCGGCCAGCCACAGGTCGGCGATCGGGCCGGAGGCCTGCACGCAGCGCAGGAAGGCATCTTCGGCGGCGCCCGATTCGCTGCCCGCGATGGTGTCCACCAGGTAGTCCGGCAGGTGCCAGCGGCGCGCCAGCCAGGCGCCGACTTCGGCGTGGTCGGCGTCGAAGGCCTCGCGTTCCAGCCCCAGCAGGGCGGCGTTGCCGTCCGCCTTGGCGCACAGCGCGGAATAGT is drawn from Thermomonas brevis and contains these coding sequences:
- the bamA gene encoding outer membrane protein assembly factor BamA, whose protein sequence is MTRPLHRRLLTLALASALSLPALAQTAFAPFTVSDIRIDGLQRIGAGTVFTYLPVERGDTLDAGKAAEAMRALYKTGFFQDVRLDRQDGILVITVVERPAINKLTLSGNKDLKTEDLTKGLKDIGLAEGETYNPLNLDRVTQELTRQYNNRGKYSVQITPSVERLDRNRVNLTITVKEGKAAKIRHLNLIGNEKYAEEDITKGWESHTSNWLSWYKRDDQYSREKLSGDIEKLNSWYLDRGFVDFSLDSTQVSISGDRKDMFITAGMTEGEVYNFADVTVSGDTVLPKSEIETIVGFIRPGNVFSRGLLELATNAITARLSNIGYAFARVNPIPSIDRDKRTVGVDFQVQPGPRVNVRRIVFKGNTRTADPVLRREMRQFEGSWYSQAAIDRGKVRLDRLGYFETVEVESEPVAGADDQVDVVYTVKETTSGSISAGVGYSQLSGLNLSLQLSENNFLGTGNRVSTAVTRSDYQKRYDFSFVNPYFTDGGLSLGYNVWWREFDYSSFNVAQYSTNSGAFQVFMGIPLSESDSISVMLGADTNEILAYEGSTPTPLVDYIKAVGQRTFHTWKAQVGWGRDTRNNYFTPVVGSTQNISAEIALPGSTVEYFKLSYDVSKYWPLSQALVLKTALNLGYGDSYGKTFTRNICYTAPTLVDTNNDGVADTSVPGPAGTDPCLTTSPDFKKTVTAQGLPFFENFYAGGISSNGRVRGFTDNTLGPSWSSSYGYKQPLGGSMLLAGSVEAIFPKLFDSPSARVSAFLDFGNVYDGYDNFSANELRASAGIALLWRSPMGPLSISYALPLRQKDGDQVERLQFNFGGQL
- the rseP gene encoding RIP metalloprotease RseP, which produces MSTFFGSLWWLLVALGVLVTFHEFGHFWVARRCGVKVLRFSVGFGKPLWSRLGKDGTEYVVAAIPLGGYVRMLDEREGDVPAHELHRAFNRKPVLQRMAVVAAGPLANLLLAFGLLWAMLVIGRPDYAPVVGSAGGLAAQAGLHPGDRILAVGDRETPTWSELGMALSVAALDRQPVPLQVRREDGGTATRTLPLQKLPAQADELRLLGNIGLVPRHLLLPALVGSVREGTPAWGVLAEGDRITAIDAHPVASFEDIAPLVARLGERGGPGMVEVERDGERLALELAPQRIAGDDGKPHWILGIANAAPGVPPHDAVLRLGPLAAIPAAVRETGFQAKQLVDMIGRAFAGRVSVQNTVSGPLTIARAANDFATRGPAWFLNFLALLSVSLALINLLPIPVLDGGHLLYYLIELVIRRPLGERAMAVGQYVGLALVAGLMGLAFYNDILHLVS
- the dxr gene encoding 1-deoxy-D-xylulose-5-phosphate reductoisomerase, which produces MQRVAVLGATGSIGASALDVIARHPQTMRASVLAAGSKVDALLALCRTHRPEHAVIADDAGYVALRDGLRDAGLPTQAHAGGEAMDALVAGDACDTVVAAIVGAAGLPSTLAAARAGKRLLLANKESLVLAGELLMREARAHGAAIVPIDSEHNAIFQCLADGNPAARITLTASGGPFRGWSREALASVTPAQAVAHPKWSMGPKISVDSASLMNKGLEVIEAHHLFGVPGERIRVLVHPQSLVHSFVDFVDGSTLAQLGLPDMRTALAVGLGWPRRIASGVGALDLLAQGGRLEFEAPDLDAFPCLALAFDALAAGGTSPAALNAANEEAVSAFLQGRIGFLDIPDTVAAVLDAMPSQPADSIDALLAADARAREAARARIEALPARGAAA
- a CDS encoding phosphatidate cytidylyltransferase, with translation MTKTRILAALVMAPAVIAAVLLLPTGWLMLLSAVVFLAALWEWLRLADVEDALSRTILLACNLALMVALVWGSRSPHAGALPLFQLAVVLGVVWWLLALLWLRHYDFASRHDGNARVFKLAAGTAAVVPAWCALAVIHSSEPHGHRWLLLALLLVWAADSGAYFAGRKFGGRWFAGRKLAPRISPNKTLEGLIGGVALAMLVAVVGALVIGTPAAQLPAVILVAIFTVLFSVAGDLFESLLKRHVGMKDSGHLIPGHGGVLDRIDSVLAALPVFALGKIWLGF
- the uppS gene encoding polyprenyl diphosphate synthase, which codes for MTSAAAVPRHLAIIMDGNGRWAQQRHRPRLIGHRAGARAVKRCVEFCLDRGIGALTLFAFSSENWNRPAEEVGGLMKLFLGALEREVDELHRLGARLRFIGERGRFDAAILARMQAAEALTAGNDRLHLNIAASYGGRQEIAAAARALAEDVAAGRLRPDQIDEAALDARMALADLPPPDLFIRTGGELRISNFLLWQLAYTELWFTDALWPDVDAALLQSALDDYAGRERRFGLTSAQVKRHAPGGTT
- the frr gene encoding ribosome recycling factor — translated: MLNEIKKDAQARMAKSIEALRHNLVKVRTGRANAGLVDSIKVNYYGSDMPLSQVASVSVADARSIVITPWEKQMVGAVEKAILASDLGLTPNTAGTTIRLNIPALTEERRKDLTKVVHGEGEDAKVAIRNIRRDANHQVKELLKDKQITEDDSARTEGEIQKITDSAIKDVDDVVKAKEAELMSV
- the pyrH gene encoding UMP kinase — its product is MSNLAYRRVLLKLSGEALMGDEDYGIDPKVLNRLAREVIEARDAGAEVALVIGGGNIFRGAGLAAGGMDRVTGDQMGMLATVINALAMQDALEKLGAKCRVMSAIKINDVCEDYIRRRAVRHLEKGRICIFAAGVGSPFFTTDSGAALRAIEVGADLLLKATKVDGVYDKDPKKHADAVKLDTLTYDEVIARNLQVMDTAAFALCRDASLSLRVFDMAQPGVLLKILRGEPIGTLVRARD
- a CDS encoding GGDEF domain-containing protein yields the protein MRTELETTLLHCRNLPSPPGVALQIIALAQDPNATLGAAAQVIGLDPALSARLLRVANSPLYATRRRTETLAQAMAMLGLNATLSLALGFSLVHGLRGHNGTAELQERIWRRSVLGAMAARLLGQQANLKRAETLMLAGLLQDIGRLALLQAMPEDYSALCAKADGNAALLGLEREAFDADHAEVGAWLARRWHLPDYLVDTIAGSESGAAEDAFLRCVQASGPIADLWLADGDESGALRESALARIEACTGNGLDALDEVLSLMAASLPEISAIFEVRIEHPAHLQAISDEAKELLVLRNLRQIQDASQAHQDVKVTEERMRQLTEQARRDPLTGVYNRLHMEEVLEREFAAATMHPMTVALIDLDDFKQINDRYGHLVGDQVLRQFAQTVQRVLRSTDFVARYGGEEFLLVLNYSNESAAEQVLQRLLNEVSRTPMAVVDGHPVHTTFSAGIATHNNAPGCQFDNVRDLLQAADNVLYGAKRDGRNRVRQHGTQPGEDD